From the genome of Papaver somniferum cultivar HN1 chromosome 2, ASM357369v1, whole genome shotgun sequence, one region includes:
- the LOC113352768 gene encoding cold and drought-regulated protein CORA-like: MEDHPENPNSQPQSKRSSTAQFGAKYGWSWVLPGSMRALADTWHTQHFSQSGNYIWNLIPAAIVHTIWKERNCRRFEPTHLFKTDNDLILEVKTLVLIWAEAAGGGEGGGGGGDGGGGEGGGGGGDGGGGGGDGGGGGWDGGGGGGGMEVEVEVEEIYSNTDHTIYTKV; the protein is encoded by the exons ATGGAAGACCATCCAGAAAACCCAAACTCACAGCCTCAGTCAAAAAGATCAAGCACAGCACAATTTGGAGCAAAG TACGGTTGGTCTTGGGTTTTGCCGGGATCAATGAGAGCTTTGGCAGATACCTGGCACACTCAGCACTTCTCTCAATCAGGCAACTACATATGGAATTTAATCCCAGCAGCTATCGTTCACACAATCTGGAAAGAAAGAAATTGTAGAAGGTTTGAACCTACACACCTCTTCAAAACTGATAATGATCTCATTTTGGAAGTCAAAACTTTAGTTCTAATTTGGGCTGAGGCTGCAG GTGGAGGTGAAGGTGGAGGAGGGGGTGGGGATGGAGGTGGAGGTGAAGGTGGAGGAGGGGGTGGggatggaggtggaggtggaggtgatggtggaggTGGGGGTTGGGATGGGGGTGGAGGTGGGGGTGggatggaggtggaggtggaggtggaggagaTTTACAGCAACACTGATCATACCATTTATACCAAGGTCTAG